One genomic region from Nilaparvata lugens isolate BPH chromosome 3, ASM1435652v1, whole genome shotgun sequence encodes:
- the LOC111043203 gene encoding uncharacterized protein LOC111043203 encodes MRLAHWVRLGIITAISLLCLSLQVESSEPSKRAVSSAKTQRTLFGFRRGRQSKRKRPPGFFTLLNQFVSETVNDTTIAYRNISVIFTEQFRGGNSSQNQMEGGNSTMTNGTRPAFSMKQVFDLLGRNYRGLVKLFNSELRNAITDSNKNVARYRQEFREAVTPFFQRNTNITLNG; translated from the exons ATGCGTCTGGCCCATTGGGTAAGACTGGGGATCATAACTGCCATCTCCCTGCTATGTCTCAGCCTCCAGGTTGAAAGTAGTGAACCTTCGAAACGAGCTGTAAGCTCGGCAAAG ACACAACGAACTTTATTTGGATTTAGACGAGGAAGACAATCAAAAAGAAAGAGACCACCTGGTTTCTTTACACTCCTCAATCAGTTTGTTTCAGAA ACAGTCAATGATACAACAATAGCTTATAGGAACATTTCAGTGATATTCACTGAACAATTCAGAGGAGGCAATTCGTCACAG AATCAAATGGAAGGTGGCAACAGTACAATGACAAATGGCACCCGCCCTGCATTCTCCATGAAACAAGTGTTTGACCTTCTTGGGAGAAACTACCGTGGCTTGGTCAAATTATTCAATAGCGAACTTCGTAATGCCATCACT GACTCCAACAAAAATGTCGCCAGATACAGACAAGAGTTCAGAGAAGCAGTCACACCATTCTTCCAACGAAATACCAATATAACTTTGAATGGCTGA